Proteins from a genomic interval of Chroococcidiopsis thermalis PCC 7203:
- the arsS gene encoding arsenosugar biosynthesis radical SAM (seleno)protein ArsS (Some members of this family are selenoproteins.): MIQTSITPFARKLKTPLTKSQIKVLQINLGKRCNLACTHCHVEASPKRTEELSPVICSQLIQVIERFPEIQIVDLTGGAPEMNYGFKPIVEAARQHGKQVIVRSNLTIYFEPGFEDLPEYCTRHQTRIVASLPCYMATNVDKMRGQGVFDASIAAIQTLNRLGYGKEPELILDLVYNPQLPVSDRFSLTPDQHKLEKDYKIFLQEHFGITFNNLFTITNLPVGRTLLHLQRKKLYASYLEFLESNFNPNTVEHLMCRDELSVDYLGNIYDCDFNQMMNLPAKTRAGETLTVAKILAAGTLGVIDEIQTAPYCYGCTAGSGSSCGGALTESRE; encoded by the coding sequence ATGATTCAAACATCAATTACACCTTTCGCCCGTAAATTAAAAACGCCTTTAACTAAAAGTCAAATCAAAGTTTTACAAATAAATTTAGGTAAGCGCTGTAACCTGGCTTGCACTCATTGTCATGTTGAGGCAAGTCCAAAACGAACAGAGGAACTTTCACCCGTAATTTGCAGTCAATTAATTCAAGTTATCGAACGATTTCCTGAAATTCAAATTGTTGATTTAACTGGTGGCGCTCCAGAAATGAATTACGGTTTTAAACCTATAGTTGAAGCCGCACGCCAACATGGTAAGCAAGTTATTGTTAGATCTAATTTAACGATTTACTTTGAACCTGGTTTTGAAGATTTGCCAGAATATTGCACTCGACATCAAACGAGAATCGTTGCTTCACTCCCCTGCTATATGGCTACCAATGTGGATAAAATGCGAGGACAAGGAGTTTTCGACGCTTCGATCGCAGCAATACAAACCCTAAATCGGTTGGGTTATGGTAAAGAGCCTGAATTAATTCTCGACTTGGTATACAATCCTCAACTACCAGTCAGCGATCGCTTCTCTCTGACTCCCGACCAACATAAGCTAGAAAAGGATTATAAAATCTTTTTGCAAGAACATTTTGGAATCACATTCAATAACTTATTTACAATTACTAACTTACCAGTAGGGCGCACGCTGCTACACCTACAAAGAAAAAAACTGTACGCTTCATACTTGGAATTTCTAGAGTCTAATTTTAATCCGAATACAGTCGAACACTTAATGTGTCGGGACGAACTTTCTGTAGATTACTTAGGTAATATCTACGACTGTGATTTTAATCAAATGATGAATTTACCTGCCAAAACTCGTGCTGGGGAAACTTTAACAGTAGCGAAAATTTTGGCAGCAGGGACTTTAGGCGTAATCGATGAAATTCAAACCGCACCCTATTGTTACGGCTGCACGGCTGGGAGCGGTTCCAGTTGTGGTGGAGCGTTGACAGAGAGCAGGGAGTAG
- the ispF gene encoding 2-C-methyl-D-erythritol 2,4-cyclodiphosphate synthase, translated as MQKIRIGNGYDIHQLTTERRLILGGVEIPHELGLLGHSDADVLTHAIMDAMLGALSLGDIGLYFPPSDPQWKGADSLVLLSKVNQLIQERGWQIGNIDSVVVAERPKLKPHITAMRDRLATVLQVEPEQIGIKATTNEKLGPEGREEGICAYAVALLVQ; from the coding sequence ATGCAAAAAATTCGCATCGGTAACGGCTACGACATCCACCAACTAACTACAGAACGCCGTTTAATTTTGGGAGGGGTAGAAATTCCGCATGAATTGGGATTGTTAGGACATAGCGATGCTGACGTACTCACCCATGCAATTATGGATGCCATGCTGGGGGCGCTGAGTCTGGGAGATATTGGCTTGTATTTCCCCCCGTCCGATCCGCAATGGAAAGGTGCAGATAGTTTGGTACTGCTGAGTAAAGTCAACCAATTGATTCAAGAAAGGGGTTGGCAAATTGGTAATATCGATTCCGTAGTCGTAGCAGAACGCCCAAAACTAAAACCTCATATTACAGCCATGCGCGATCGCCTTGCTACCGTTCTGCAAGTGGAGCCAGAACAAATCGGCATCAAAGCGACTACCAACGAAAAATTAGGTCCCGAAGGACGCGAGGAAGGGATCTGCGCCTATGCTGTGGCTTTACTGGTGCAGTAA
- the arsM gene encoding arsenosugar biosynthesis arsenite methyltransferase ArsM has translation MSYLETTAKFYSEVAETPQIGLCCVQSSPLQLPGLKIPLAMQEMNYGCGTTVHPTELANQPTVLYVGVGGGLEALQFAYFSRRPGAVIAVDPVAAMREAATRNLQAAVTENSWFDPSFVEIRAGDAFNLPVPDTSVDVVAQNCLFNIFEPDDLTLALKEAWRVLKPGGRLQMSDPIATRPIPVHLQQDERLRAMCLSGALTYDEYTQTIVDAGFGQVEIRARRPYRLLDCHTYNLEENLLLESLDSVSFKVPIPDDGACIFTGKTAIYAGTESFFDDSAGHVLQQGIPAAVCDKTAAKLAALMPTEVIVTNSTWHYTGGGCC, from the coding sequence ATGAGTTATTTAGAGACAACAGCAAAGTTTTACTCCGAAGTCGCAGAAACACCCCAAATCGGTCTATGCTGCGTGCAAAGCAGTCCCCTGCAACTACCCGGACTCAAAATTCCCCTGGCAATGCAGGAAATGAACTACGGTTGCGGTACAACTGTCCACCCTACCGAACTAGCTAACCAGCCGACAGTACTATATGTAGGCGTTGGTGGTGGTTTAGAGGCATTACAATTCGCTTATTTTTCTCGCCGTCCTGGTGCTGTGATTGCTGTCGATCCAGTTGCAGCCATGCGCGAAGCAGCTACACGGAACCTACAAGCTGCTGTGACAGAAAATTCTTGGTTCGATCCTAGTTTCGTCGAAATTCGGGCAGGTGATGCTTTTAATCTTCCCGTACCAGATACCTCTGTGGATGTAGTAGCGCAGAACTGTCTGTTTAATATATTTGAGCCAGATGATTTAACTCTTGCCTTAAAAGAAGCTTGGCGAGTGCTAAAACCAGGCGGACGCTTGCAAATGAGCGATCCAATCGCCACTCGTCCGATTCCAGTACACCTGCAACAAGATGAAAGACTGCGGGCGATGTGTCTGTCAGGCGCACTCACATATGATGAGTATACTCAGACGATCGTAGATGCTGGTTTTGGACAAGTTGAAATTCGGGCGCGTCGTCCCTATCGGTTGTTAGATTGTCATACATACAACCTGGAAGAAAATTTGCTTTTAGAAAGCCTCGATTCTGTATCTTTCAAAGTGCCAATCCCAGATGATGGAGCCTGTATTTTTACAGGAAAAACAGCCATTTATGCTGGTACAGAATCCTTTTTTGATGACTCAGCCGGACACGTACTTCAACAAGGAATTCCAGCCGCAGTCTGCGATAAAACAGCAGCCAAACTCGCTGCTTTGATGCCAACTGAAGTTATAGTGACTAATTCAACTTGGCACTATACTGGGGGCGGATGTTGTTAG